The following coding sequences lie in one Rutidosis leptorrhynchoides isolate AG116_Rl617_1_P2 chromosome 4, CSIRO_AGI_Rlap_v1, whole genome shotgun sequence genomic window:
- the LOC139841798 gene encoding uncharacterized protein, translated as MWGKKNTDTFLKNTKTSFVDSEGWTIREVEYVKSTPQCKFNPHRRLRDPGEFLVLCRFWNEKTYSALLDSGASVNMMPVKIAKSLGIRELICTNTSIYFGNQTVDSPIGIEIDVPINIHGVNFDEDFFIMDCAPEEKH; from the coding sequence ATGTGGGGTAAGAAAAATACGGACACGTTCTTAAAAAACACAAAAACTTCATTTGTTGATAGTGAGGGTTGGACGATCAGAGAGGTTGAGTACGTTAAGTCTACACCACAGTGTAAATTTAATCCTCATAGAAGACTTAGAGATCCGGGGGAATTTTTGGTCCTATGTCGGTTTTGGAATGAGAAGACTTACTCGGCATTATTAGATTCAGGTGCGAGTGTTAATATGATGCCGGTTAAGATTGCAAAGTCGTTGGGAATTCGGGAGTTAATTTGCACTAATACAAGCATCTATTTTGGGAACCAAACTGTTGATAGCCCAATAGGAATCGAGATAGATGTCCCTATTAATATTCACGGTGTTAACTTTGATGAAGATTTCTTCATAATGGATTGTGCTCCGGAGGAGAAACACTGA